The genomic stretch TGCGTTGAGCTGCGCGGTCGTGGCCATCCCCGGCATGGTCGCCATGGCGGCGTGCTCGGCCATCCACTGCATGGGCGGGCCGGCCGGCAGCGCCGGGGCGTGCCACAACGTGAGATAGCCGCGCAACGCGCCGATGTCGAGCAGTTGGTCGTCCTCGATACCCGCGGCCAACGCGGCGATCTTCGAGTCCTTGGTGCGGTCGCGGACCAACTGCGCCATCA from Sporichthyaceae bacterium encodes the following:
- a CDS encoding DUF305 domain-containing protein — protein: MAQLVRDRTKDSKIAALAAGIEDDQLLDIGALRGYLTLWHAPALPAGPPMQWMAEHAAMATMPGMATTAQLNALRSATGPTLDRMFLELMLRHHEGGQVMLADATKHAAIDAVRALAARIAFDQQQESQTITALLSAVK